In Halorientalis sp. LT38, a genomic segment contains:
- the pyrE gene encoding orotate phosphoribosyltransferase, whose product MTSQDLIDALRDADAVKFGEFELSHGGTSEYYVDKYVFETDPRSLELIAEAFADRVGDAKLAGVALGAVPLVAVTSVETGQPYVIARKQAKEYGTGNRIEGDLAEGEEVVVLEDIATTGQSAVDAVEALREAGAVVDRVIVVVDRQEGAAENLAEHDVELESLLTADDLLADAPDDVGDGS is encoded by the coding sequence ATGACCAGTCAGGACCTCATCGACGCGCTCCGGGACGCCGACGCCGTGAAGTTCGGGGAGTTCGAGCTCTCACACGGCGGGACCTCCGAGTACTACGTCGACAAGTACGTCTTCGAGACCGATCCCCGCTCGCTGGAACTGATCGCGGAGGCCTTCGCCGACAGGGTCGGGGACGCGAAACTCGCCGGCGTCGCGCTCGGTGCCGTGCCGCTCGTCGCCGTCACGAGCGTCGAGACCGGACAGCCCTACGTCATCGCGCGCAAGCAGGCCAAGGAGTACGGCACCGGCAACCGGATCGAGGGCGACCTCGCCGAGGGGGAGGAGGTCGTCGTCCTCGAGGACATCGCCACGACCGGCCAGAGCGCGGTCGACGCGGTCGAGGCGCTCCGCGAGGCCGGTGCCGTGGTCGACCGCGTCATCGTCGTCGTCGACCGACAGGAGGGCGCGGCCGAGAACCTCGCCGAGCACGACGTCGAACTGGAGTCGCTCCTGACGGCCGACGACCTGCTGGCCGACGCGCCCGACGACGTCGGCGACGGGAGCTGA
- a CDS encoding NifU family protein — protein sequence MSTETEGGDDDLREQITNFLRRNFPQIQMHGGSAAIQDIDRETGEVSIQLGGACSGCGISPMTIQAIKTRMTKEIPEITEVHANTGMGGNEGMAGGSTSPSFPGHESSGGDDDEGPEAPF from the coding sequence ATGAGCACCGAAACCGAGGGCGGCGACGACGACCTTCGTGAGCAGATCACGAACTTCCTGCGCCGCAACTTCCCGCAGATCCAGATGCACGGCGGTAGCGCGGCCATCCAGGACATCGACCGGGAGACCGGCGAGGTGTCCATCCAGCTCGGCGGCGCGTGTTCGGGCTGTGGCATCTCCCCGATGACCATCCAGGCCATCAAGACGCGCATGACCAAGGAGATCCCCGAGATCACCGAGGTCCACGCCAACACCGGCATGGGCGGCAACGAGGGCATGGCCGGCGGTTCGACCAGCCCCTCCTTCCCGGGCCACGAGTCGAGCGGCGGCGACGACGACGAAGGCCCCGAAGCGCCCTTCTGA
- a CDS encoding NCS2 family permease, which translates to MSDEPAAGDEAVTDGGQDSWFANYFGFAEHGTDLRTEILAGITTFLTMSYIVVVNPAILTAFPDDNTPGGIALEGYSAGEVFQMLAVVTILASAVAIFVMAFYANRPFGLAPGLGLNAFFAITVVGVMGVPWQTALAAIVTEGVIFIVLTAIGAREYIINLFPEPVKFGVGTGIGLFLAIIGFQAMGIVVDDPATLLALGDVASDPVAILSVFGLFLTFALYAAGIKGSIVIGIVGTTLLGWGLTAAGMFGRGTLTPASIPDPQYDITPLIGAFLDGFTNVEPFVFSLIVFTFFFVDFFDTAGTLVGVGQAGGFLDEDGDFPDIDRPLMADAVGTTVGGMLGTSTVTTYIESAAGVEEGGRTGMTALVIGLLFLASLVVVPLAAAIPQYASHIALVVVAVLLMGNVTDIQWDDFAHAVPAGLTIMVMPLTYSIAYGIAAGIISYPIVKTAQGEFRDVHVGQWLLAVAFVIYFAVRTSGVLTAVA; encoded by the coding sequence ATGTCCGACGAACCGGCGGCGGGTGACGAGGCGGTGACGGACGGGGGCCAGGACTCCTGGTTCGCGAACTACTTCGGGTTCGCAGAGCACGGCACGGACCTGCGGACGGAGATCCTCGCGGGGATCACGACCTTCCTGACGATGAGCTACATCGTCGTCGTGAACCCGGCGATCCTGACGGCGTTCCCCGACGACAACACCCCCGGCGGGATCGCGCTGGAAGGGTACAGCGCCGGCGAGGTGTTCCAGATGCTGGCGGTGGTGACGATCCTCGCCTCCGCGGTCGCGATCTTCGTGATGGCGTTCTACGCGAACCGGCCGTTCGGGCTGGCTCCCGGACTCGGGCTGAACGCCTTCTTCGCGATCACCGTCGTCGGCGTGATGGGCGTGCCCTGGCAGACGGCCCTCGCCGCGATCGTCACGGAGGGTGTGATCTTCATCGTTCTGACCGCGATCGGTGCGCGCGAGTACATCATCAACCTGTTCCCCGAGCCGGTGAAGTTCGGGGTCGGGACCGGGATCGGGCTCTTTCTGGCGATCATCGGGTTCCAGGCGATGGGGATCGTCGTCGACGATCCCGCGACGCTTCTGGCGCTGGGTGACGTGGCCAGCGATCCGGTGGCGATCCTGTCGGTGTTCGGCCTCTTCCTCACGTTCGCGCTCTACGCGGCGGGGATCAAGGGCTCGATCGTCATCGGCATCGTCGGCACGACGCTGCTCGGGTGGGGCCTGACCGCGGCGGGCATGTTCGGGCGCGGGACGCTCACGCCCGCGAGCATCCCCGACCCCCAGTACGACATCACGCCGCTGATCGGCGCCTTCCTCGACGGGTTCACGAACGTCGAACCGTTCGTGTTCTCGCTGATCGTGTTCACCTTCTTCTTCGTGGACTTCTTCGACACCGCGGGGACGCTCGTCGGCGTCGGTCAGGCCGGCGGCTTCCTCGACGAGGACGGCGACTTCCCCGACATCGACAGACCGCTGATGGCGGACGCGGTCGGGACCACCGTCGGCGGGATGCTCGGGACCTCGACGGTCACGACCTACATCGAGTCCGCGGCGGGCGTCGAGGAGGGCGGTCGAACCGGGATGACCGCGCTCGTGATCGGCCTGCTCTTCCTGGCCTCGCTGGTCGTCGTGCCGCTCGCGGCGGCCATCCCGCAGTACGCCTCCCACATCGCGCTGGTGGTCGTGGCGGTGCTCCTGATGGGCAACGTCACCGACATCCAGTGGGACGACTTCGCCCACGCGGTGCCGGCCGGGCTGACCATCATGGTGATGCCGCTGACCTACTCCATCGCCTACGGGATCGCGGCGGGGATCATCAGTTACCCCATCGTGAAGACCGCGCAGGGCGAGTTCCGCGACGTCCACGTCGGCCAGTGGCTGCTCGCGGTCGCGTTCGTGATCTACTTCGCGGTCCGGACCAGCGGCGTGCTCACGGCGGTGGCCTGA
- a CDS encoding DUF5783 family protein — MAEFDPERFEDKYANYFTELQRAYKNAFQTMNDRYDSELIHGIDQFVLSESEPFYEGDGRFRIELPDDPYDRLQGVVVGEEKFDSIMDRYLDEIETELQRVFGFDTSE, encoded by the coding sequence ATGGCCGAGTTCGATCCCGAGCGATTCGAGGACAAGTACGCCAACTACTTCACGGAGCTCCAGCGGGCGTACAAGAACGCCTTCCAGACGATGAACGACCGCTACGACTCCGAGCTGATCCACGGCATCGACCAGTTCGTCCTCTCGGAGAGCGAGCCCTTCTACGAGGGCGACGGGCGGTTCCGCATCGAACTCCCCGACGACCCGTACGACCGCCTGCAGGGCGTCGTCGTCGGCGAGGAGAAGTTCGACTCGATCATGGACCGCTACCTCGACGAGATCGAGACCGAACTCCAGCGCGTGTTCGGGTTCGACACCAGCGAGTGA
- a CDS encoding helix-turn-helix domain-containing protein translates to MWEVAFTITPERGYFDLGERALWDVDVYFEAIRSFEFLADGTVLVVYEVDGDAETLRTCLDAVPQKVVDARVTEQGETLVAQLRFHPDETFERLLSIRQSFGVSMEFPIRFVDHEPSTLEIVETGSQEALRDRLAETRELADVHVKYVRRHDPETSQRFRELTERQQEVLLTAVELGYYENPRAATHADIAAELDCSASVVGQHLRRIEQRLVATTVPDAHDGTALVDGDD, encoded by the coding sequence ATGTGGGAGGTCGCGTTCACGATAACACCGGAGCGAGGATACTTCGATCTGGGGGAGCGAGCGCTGTGGGACGTCGACGTGTACTTCGAGGCGATCCGGTCGTTCGAGTTTCTCGCCGACGGCACGGTGCTGGTCGTCTACGAGGTCGACGGCGACGCGGAGACGCTGCGAACGTGTCTCGACGCGGTCCCGCAGAAGGTCGTCGACGCGAGGGTCACAGAGCAGGGGGAGACGCTCGTCGCGCAGTTGCGCTTTCATCCCGACGAGACGTTCGAGCGGTTGCTCTCGATCCGCCAGTCTTTCGGGGTCTCCATGGAGTTCCCCATCCGGTTCGTCGACCACGAGCCGTCGACGCTCGAAATCGTCGAGACGGGGAGTCAGGAGGCCTTGCGGGACCGACTGGCGGAGACGCGCGAACTCGCCGACGTCCACGTCAAGTACGTCCGGAGACACGATCCGGAGACCAGCCAGCGGTTCCGGGAACTGACCGAGCGCCAGCAGGAGGTGTTGCTCACGGCCGTCGAACTGGGCTACTACGAGAACCCGCGGGCCGCGACGCACGCGGACATCGCGGCCGAACTGGACTGTTCGGCCAGCGTCGTCGGTCAGCACCTCCGCCGGATCGAACAGCGCCTGGTGGCGACGACCGTCCCCGACGCACACGACGGGACCGCGCTCGTCGACGGGGACGACTGA
- a CDS encoding DHH family phosphoesterase, which translates to MAGPVGALDDRAAACAERLRRAEAVLLASHIDADGLTSAGIAATALERAGIDFEVVFKKQLDPDEIATIAAREEETVLFTDFGSGQLDAIGEHEAAGDFTPVIADHHQPAETETEFHLNPLLEGIDGASELSGAGASYVLARALEDDGVDNRDLARLAVVGAVGDMQAVGGELVGANREIVAEGVEAGVLEEGTDIAFYGKQTRPLPKLLEYASEVRIPGISNNQSGAIRFLDGLGLDLKEDGEWRRWVDLTDDERQTVASSLVQRALQKGVPADKVDALVGTTYTLLAEPSGTELRDASEFSTLLNATARYERADVGLAVCLGDRDEGLERARKLLRNHRRNLSEGLQWVKETGVTREEHLQWFDAGEEIRETIVGIVAGMAVGVDGVDRDRPIVAFARKNEDETKVSSRGTGRLVAQGLDLSAVMGEASAAVGGGGGGHDVAAGATIPAGREAEFVEHADELVGEQLG; encoded by the coding sequence ATGGCCGGCCCAGTAGGAGCGCTCGACGACCGCGCCGCGGCGTGTGCCGAGCGCCTGCGGCGCGCCGAGGCGGTGTTGCTCGCGTCGCACATCGACGCCGACGGACTGACGAGCGCGGGAATCGCCGCGACGGCCCTCGAACGGGCCGGAATCGACTTCGAGGTCGTGTTCAAGAAACAGCTCGACCCCGACGAGATCGCGACCATCGCGGCCCGCGAGGAGGAGACGGTCCTGTTCACCGACTTCGGAAGCGGGCAACTCGACGCCATCGGCGAGCACGAGGCCGCGGGCGACTTCACGCCCGTGATCGCCGACCACCACCAGCCCGCCGAAACCGAGACGGAGTTCCACCTCAACCCTCTGCTGGAGGGCATCGACGGGGCTTCGGAGCTCTCGGGGGCGGGCGCCAGCTACGTCCTCGCGCGGGCGCTGGAAGACGACGGGGTCGACAACCGCGACCTCGCCAGACTGGCGGTCGTCGGCGCCGTCGGCGACATGCAGGCAGTGGGCGGCGAACTCGTCGGCGCGAACCGGGAGATCGTCGCCGAGGGAGTCGAGGCAGGAGTCCTCGAAGAGGGCACGGACATCGCCTTCTACGGGAAACAGACCCGGCCGCTGCCGAAACTGCTCGAGTACGCCAGCGAGGTCCGTATTCCGGGGATCAGCAACAACCAGAGCGGCGCGATCCGGTTTCTGGACGGGCTGGGGCTCGATCTCAAGGAGGACGGCGAGTGGCGGCGCTGGGTGGACCTGACCGACGACGAGCGCCAGACCGTCGCCAGTTCGCTCGTCCAGCGCGCGCTGCAGAAAGGCGTCCCCGCCGACAAGGTGGACGCGCTCGTGGGGACGACCTACACCCTCCTCGCGGAGCCGTCCGGGACCGAGTTGCGGGACGCCAGCGAGTTCTCCACGCTGTTGAACGCGACCGCCCGCTACGAGCGGGCCGACGTCGGCCTGGCGGTCTGTCTCGGCGACCGCGACGAGGGACTCGAGCGGGCCCGGAAACTCCTCCGGAACCACCGCCGGAACCTCTCGGAGGGGCTCCAGTGGGTCAAAGAGACGGGCGTGACACGGGAGGAGCACCTCCAGTGGTTCGACGCGGGCGAGGAGATCCGGGAGACCATCGTCGGCATCGTCGCGGGCATGGCCGTCGGGGTCGACGGCGTCGACCGCGACCGCCCGATCGTCGCCTTCGCCCGGAAGAACGAGGACGAGACCAAAGTGTCCTCGCGGGGGACCGGCCGCCTGGTCGCGCAGGGGCTCGACCTCTCGGCGGTGATGGGCGAGGCCAGCGCAGCGGTCGGCGGCGGCGGTGGCGGTCACGACGTCGCCGCCGGGGCGACCATCCCCGCCGGTCGGGAAGCCGAGTTCGTCGAGCACGCCGACGAACTGGTCGGCGAGCAGCTCGGGTAA
- a CDS encoding uroporphyrinogen-III synthase, protein MSDRPRVAFFRPDDERTTEAVALLDDLGADALADPMLEVAPTGASPRTDADYAVFTSKTGAELVAETGWRAGETTVCAIGDPTADALEAEGFRVDLVPEEFSSSGLVAALEGEISGARVEVARSDHGSDVLLDGLNEAGAYVHETVLYRLVRPDGAGESAEAAADGGLDAALFTSSLTVEHFLAAAAERGVRDEAVRGLEDAVVGVIGDPTAETARSHGIDVDVIPERADFEELATDAVAALDER, encoded by the coding sequence GTGAGCGACCGCCCCCGCGTCGCGTTCTTCCGCCCCGACGACGAGCGCACGACCGAGGCGGTCGCCCTGCTCGACGACCTGGGCGCCGACGCGCTCGCCGACCCGATGCTCGAAGTCGCGCCGACGGGCGCATCGCCCCGGACGGACGCCGACTACGCGGTCTTCACCAGCAAGACCGGGGCAGAACTGGTCGCCGAAACCGGCTGGCGCGCCGGCGAGACGACCGTCTGCGCCATCGGCGACCCCACCGCCGACGCGCTCGAAGCGGAGGGGTTCCGGGTCGACCTCGTTCCCGAGGAGTTCTCCTCGAGCGGGCTCGTGGCTGCCCTCGAAGGCGAGATCTCCGGCGCCCGCGTCGAGGTGGCCAGGAGCGACCACGGGAGCGACGTCCTCCTGGACGGACTGAACGAAGCGGGCGCGTACGTCCACGAGACGGTCCTCTACCGACTCGTCAGGCCCGACGGCGCGGGCGAGTCGGCCGAGGCGGCCGCGGACGGCGGCCTGGACGCGGCGCTGTTTACCTCCTCGCTGACCGTCGAGCACTTCCTCGCGGCGGCCGCCGAGCGCGGCGTCCGGGACGAGGCCGTGAGGGGCCTGGAAGACGCCGTCGTCGGCGTGATCGGCGACCCGACGGCCGAGACCGCCCGCTCCCACGGCATCGACGTGGACGTGATTCCCGAGCGAGCGGACTTCGAGGAACTCGCCACCGACGCCGTCGCGGCCCTCGACGAGCGGTGA
- the cobA gene encoding uroporphyrinogen-III C-methyltransferase: protein MTDDADIAPGKVYLVGSGPGDPDLLTVKARRLLDEADVVLHDKLPGPDIIELIPEERREDVGKRARGERTSQQYTNERLAELAHEGKTVVRLKGGDSFVFGRGGEEMVYLAKHGVPFEVVPGVTSAIAGPGVAGIPVTHRDYASSVSFVTGHEDPTKDDSAVDWEALAATGGTIVVLMGVGKLPEYTRELLDVGMDPDTPVALVERGTWPDQQVATGTLETIVEARDEVGIEPPAVTVIGDVARERQRVVAFLENGADPS from the coding sequence ATGACGGACGACGCCGACATCGCGCCGGGGAAGGTCTACCTCGTCGGCAGCGGCCCGGGCGATCCGGACCTGCTGACGGTCAAGGCCCGCCGGCTGCTCGACGAGGCCGACGTGGTCCTCCACGACAAGCTCCCCGGCCCGGACATCATCGAACTGATCCCCGAAGAGCGCCGCGAGGACGTGGGCAAGCGCGCCCGCGGCGAGCGCACCTCCCAGCAGTACACCAACGAGCGACTCGCAGAACTCGCCCACGAAGGCAAGACCGTCGTCCGGCTCAAGGGCGGCGACTCCTTCGTCTTCGGCCGGGGCGGCGAGGAGATGGTCTACCTCGCCAAACACGGCGTCCCCTTCGAGGTCGTCCCCGGCGTGACCTCGGCCATCGCCGGACCTGGCGTGGCCGGCATCCCGGTCACCCACCGCGACTACGCCTCTTCGGTCTCCTTCGTCACGGGCCACGAGGACCCCACGAAGGACGATTCGGCCGTCGACTGGGAAGCACTGGCGGCCACCGGCGGCACCATCGTCGTCCTGATGGGCGTCGGGAAACTGCCGGAGTACACCCGCGAACTCCTGGACGTCGGGATGGACCCGGACACGCCCGTCGCACTGGTCGAACGCGGCACCTGGCCGGACCAGCAGGTCGCGACCGGGACGCTCGAGACCATCGTCGAGGCGCGCGACGAGGTGGGGATCGAACCACCCGCGGTCACCGTCATCGGCGACGTGGCCCGCGAGCGCCAGCGCGTCGTCGCCTTCCTCGAGAACGGAGCGGATCCGTCGTGA
- the hemC gene encoding hydroxymethylbilane synthase, with the protein MTDRTLRLATRGSDLALRQAATVAEALEGRRRSVELVEVETTGDQLQDELIHRLGKTGAFVRSLDQRVIDGDVDAAVHSMKDVPTEGAPDLIVAGVPERGPAGDVMVTPEGTAFADLPEGATVGTASLRRGAELLAERPDLEIAPLRGNVDTRVEKLLAPTLQAEHERRLERAAGESDDDGDGPDLEDLSDATRAEMEKWFDGLHEVERRATEREVETEYDAIVLAEAGLERTGLLHAVEYERLPVERFVPAPGQGALAVTAHDDAVGNAIHEALDHPPTRVATSVERIVLDELGGGCVAPIGVHATVQGTVVHTVVRVLSRDGTEEINAGRDLPVEHHAGAARDLAAELADQGADDLIERAKRAEPDEAKREDS; encoded by the coding sequence ATGACAGACAGGACGCTCCGGCTGGCGACGCGAGGGTCCGATCTCGCACTCCGGCAGGCCGCCACCGTCGCGGAGGCCCTCGAGGGGCGACGGCGGTCGGTCGAACTCGTCGAGGTCGAGACCACCGGCGACCAGTTGCAGGACGAACTGATCCACCGCCTCGGCAAGACCGGAGCCTTCGTCCGGAGCCTCGACCAGCGCGTGATCGACGGCGACGTGGACGCCGCCGTCCACTCGATGAAGGACGTTCCGACGGAGGGCGCGCCCGACCTGATCGTCGCCGGCGTCCCCGAACGCGGCCCGGCGGGCGACGTGATGGTGACGCCCGAGGGCACCGCCTTCGCGGACCTCCCCGAGGGCGCGACGGTCGGCACCGCCAGCCTCCGGCGCGGGGCGGAACTGCTCGCCGAGCGGCCGGACCTGGAGATCGCACCCCTCCGGGGGAACGTCGACACGCGCGTCGAGAAGCTGCTCGCGCCCACGCTGCAGGCCGAACACGAGCGGCGGCTGGAACGGGCCGCCGGTGAGAGTGATGACGACGGAGACGGCCCCGACCTCGAGGACCTCTCGGACGCGACGCGGGCCGAGATGGAGAAGTGGTTCGACGGGCTCCACGAGGTCGAGCGCCGCGCGACCGAGCGCGAGGTCGAGACCGAGTACGACGCCATCGTGCTGGCCGAGGCCGGGCTGGAGCGCACGGGGCTGCTCCACGCCGTCGAGTACGAGCGACTCCCCGTCGAGCGGTTCGTCCCCGCGCCGGGACAGGGGGCGCTGGCGGTGACCGCGCACGACGACGCGGTCGGAAACGCGATCCACGAGGCGCTCGATCACCCGCCGACGCGGGTCGCCACCAGCGTCGAGCGGATCGTCCTCGACGAACTCGGCGGGGGCTGTGTCGCGCCCATCGGCGTCCACGCGACGGTGCAGGGGACGGTCGTCCACACGGTCGTGCGCGTGCTCTCGCGGGACGGAACCGAGGAGATCAACGCGGGCCGGGACCTGCCCGTCGAACACCACGCGGGGGCCGCCCGCGACCTGGCGGCCGAGCTGGCCGACCAGGGCGCCGACGACCTGATCGAGCGGGCCAAACGGGCGGAGCCCGACGAGGCGAAACGGGAGGATTCTTGA
- a CDS encoding CDP-2,3-bis-(O-geranylgeranyl)-sn-glycerol synthase, with translation MDLVAVLAVAFWTMLPAYVPNNAAVLVGGGPPIDGGRTWNDKRLLGDGKTWLGTAAGIAAGASLALLLNVLQPLLDGAVGATLPTFEPAVVVSLPVGAMVGDIAASFLKRRSGRQRGAAFPGLDQLDFVVGGLALTALVAPGWFLETFTAAVLAVVLVMTPVLHVGTNLVAYKLSLKSEPW, from the coding sequence ATGGATCTCGTCGCCGTACTCGCGGTCGCGTTCTGGACGATGTTGCCCGCGTACGTCCCGAACAACGCTGCGGTCCTGGTGGGCGGGGGACCACCGATCGACGGTGGGCGGACGTGGAACGACAAACGGCTGCTCGGCGACGGGAAGACCTGGCTGGGGACCGCCGCGGGGATCGCGGCCGGCGCGTCCCTGGCGCTACTCCTGAACGTCCTGCAGCCGCTGCTCGACGGCGCGGTGGGGGCGACGCTGCCGACCTTCGAGCCCGCGGTCGTCGTGAGCCTGCCGGTCGGCGCGATGGTCGGGGACATCGCCGCGTCGTTCCTGAAGCGGCGGTCGGGCAGACAGCGCGGGGCGGCGTTTCCCGGCCTCGATCAACTGGACTTCGTCGTCGGGGGCCTCGCGCTCACGGCGCTCGTGGCCCCGGGCTGGTTCCTCGAGACGTTCACCGCCGCGGTGCTGGCGGTGGTCCTCGTGATGACCCCCGTCCTGCACGTCGGGACGAACCTGGTGGCCTACAAGCTCTCGCTGAAGAGCGAACCCTGGTAG
- a CDS encoding proline dehydrogenase family protein — protein sequence MLPPLASRFVAGETEATALERARRLNERGIGAILNRLGEHYDRSEPADADANAYLTLLGDLEGTDLRACLSIKPSQIGLGVDASLFRANLDRIVERARETDVFVWLDMEDHTTTDATLDAYEALAEEYGGGVGVCLQANLQRTPDDIARLADCPGKVRLVKGAYDEPADLAVPADRVDDAYRTLLEQSFAERDGGIAVGSHDPAMLDAADRLHAEYDTPYEIQMLMGVREDAQERLAADHEVWQYVPYGSKWPSYFYRRVAERRSNLYFALRAIVN from the coding sequence ATGCTCCCGCCACTCGCGAGTCGGTTCGTCGCCGGCGAGACCGAAGCCACCGCGCTCGAACGGGCCCGCCGGCTGAACGAGCGCGGTATCGGCGCGATCCTGAACCGCCTGGGCGAACACTACGACCGCTCCGAACCGGCCGACGCGGACGCGAACGCCTATCTGACGCTGCTCGGGGATCTCGAAGGGACGGACCTCCGTGCGTGTCTCTCGATCAAGCCCTCCCAGATCGGCCTCGGCGTCGACGCGTCGCTGTTCCGGGCGAACCTCGACCGGATCGTCGAGCGGGCGCGCGAGACGGACGTCTTCGTCTGGCTCGACATGGAGGACCACACGACGACCGACGCGACACTCGACGCCTACGAGGCGCTGGCCGAGGAGTACGGCGGTGGGGTCGGCGTCTGCCTGCAGGCGAACCTCCAGCGCACCCCGGACGACATCGCCCGGCTGGCCGACTGCCCGGGGAAGGTACGGCTGGTCAAGGGGGCCTACGACGAACCGGCCGACCTGGCGGTCCCGGCCGACCGGGTCGACGACGCCTACCGCACCCTGCTGGAACAGTCGTTCGCGGAGCGTGACGGGGGGATCGCCGTGGGCAGTCACGACCCGGCGATGCTCGACGCCGCCGACCGCCTCCACGCCGAGTACGACACCCCCTACGAGATCCAGATGCTGATGGGCGTCCGCGAGGACGCCCAGGAACGGCTCGCGGCGGACCACGAGGTCTGGCAGTACGTCCCCTACGGTAGCAAGTGGCCCTCCTATTTCTACCGGCGCGTGGCCGAACGGCGGTCGAATCTGTACTTCGCGCTACGGGCAATCGTCAACTAG
- a CDS encoding DUF502 domain-containing protein, which produces MASWKRDIASGLIVLLPVIVTLYVIAYLYGIIASSTAVFGLDLTVLTQLGVPDGALGLVRVLTTLVVFFLLVLSIGYLSRTAFGDIFEDVLDNLMNRLPGLRVVYNASKMAVETAVSGTDELQTPVRVETWQGLRMTAFKTGKKTEDGRDVLFLPTAPNITTGFVIEVEPDEYEELDERVEDALTRILSAGFGESRDDSVAISVTEELTGDGRGSSDGESSPDRTDD; this is translated from the coding sequence ATGGCCTCCTGGAAACGGGACATCGCGAGCGGGCTCATCGTCCTGCTGCCGGTCATCGTCACGCTGTACGTCATCGCGTACCTCTACGGCATCATCGCCAGCTCGACGGCCGTCTTCGGCCTCGATCTCACGGTGTTGACGCAGCTGGGCGTTCCAGACGGGGCCCTGGGACTGGTCCGCGTGCTGACGACGCTCGTCGTCTTCTTCCTGCTGGTCCTCTCGATCGGCTATCTCAGCCGGACCGCCTTCGGCGACATCTTCGAGGACGTCCTGGACAACCTGATGAACCGCCTGCCCGGGCTCCGGGTCGTCTACAACGCCTCGAAGATGGCCGTCGAGACCGCCGTCTCGGGCACCGACGAACTCCAGACGCCCGTCCGGGTCGAGACCTGGCAGGGTCTCCGCATGACCGCGTTCAAGACCGGCAAGAAGACCGAGGACGGCCGCGACGTGCTCTTTCTCCCGACCGCGCCGAACATCACCACGGGCTTCGTCATCGAAGTCGAACCCGACGAGTACGAGGAACTGGACGAACGCGTCGAGGACGCCCTCACGCGCATCCTCAGCGCCGGCTTCGGCGAGTCCCGCGACGACAGCGTCGCGATCAGCGTCACCGAGGAACTGACCGGCGACGGGCGGGGTAGCTCGGACGGCGAATCGAGCCCCGACCGGACGGACGACTAA